The proteins below come from a single Alnus glutinosa chromosome 9, dhAlnGlut1.1, whole genome shotgun sequence genomic window:
- the LOC133878388 gene encoding extensin-2-like produces MANLWPHLACVLALFLLATNVAADEKPYIYASPPPPPYIYASPPPLTYIYKSPPPPPYYYNSPPPPKFHHHPYHKKSPPPPPYYDYKSPPPPPPSPYPPPYIYKSPPPPSPSPPPPYIYKSPPPPSPSPPPPYIYKSPPPPSPSPPPPYIYKSPPPPSPSPPPPYVYKSPPPPSPSPPPPYVYKSPPPPYVYKSPPPPSPSPPPPYVYKSPPPPSPSPPPPYVYNSPPPPSPSPPPPYVYKSPPPPSPSPPPPYIYKSPPPPSPSPPPPYVYNSPPPPSPSPPPPYIYKSPPPPSPSPPPPYVYKSPPPPYIYKSPPPPSPSPPPPYVYDSPPPPSPSPPPPYIYKSPPPPSPSPPPPYVYKSPPPPYVYKSPPPPSPSPPPPYVYKSPPPPPYVYKSPPPPSPPPPPPYIYKSPPPPSPSPPPPYVYNSPPPPSPSPPPPYIYKSPPPPSPSPPPPYVYKSPPPPSPSPPPPYIYKSPPPPSPSPPPPYVYNSPPPPYIYKSPPPPSPSPPPPYVYKSPPPPSPSPPPPYIYKSPPPPSPSPPPPYVYNSPPPPSPSPPPPYIYKSPPPPSPSPPPPYVYKSPPPPSPSPPPPYIYKSPPPPSPSPPPPYVYNSPPPPSPSPPPPYVYKSPPPPYIYNSPPPPSPSPPPPYVYNSPPPPSPSPPPPYIYKSPPPPSPSPPPPYYYNSPPPPSPSPPIPYYYNSPPPPIAY; encoded by the coding sequence ATGGCCAATCTTTGGCCTCACTTGGCCTGTGTATTGGCATTATTCTTATTGGCCACCAATGTAGCAGCCGATGAGAAGCCTTACATTTATGCATCTCCACCTCCGCCACCTTACATTTATGCATCTCCACCTCCGCTGACTTACATTTACAAGTCTCCTCCACCACCTCCTTACTATTACaattcaccaccaccaccaaaatTCCATCACCATCCATACCACAAGAAGTCTCCCCCTCCACCACCATATTATGACTATAAgtcacccccacccccaccgcCATCACCATATCCTCCTCCATATATTTATAAGTCTCCTCCaccaccatctccatctccacctcccCCATACATCTATAAGTCACCGCCACCTCCATCACCATCACCTCCACCTCCTTATATCTACAAGTCCCCACCGCCACCATCTCCCTCACCTCCCCCTCCTTACATTTATAAAtcaccacctcctccatctCCGTCTCCACCTCCACCCTATGTTTACaagtcaccaccaccaccatctccctcacctcctcctccttaTGTTTACAAATCACCACCTCCTCCTTATGTCTACAagtcacctcctcctccatctCCATCACCTCCCCCTCCCTATGTTTATAAATCACCACCTCCACCATCTCCATCACCACCTCCTCCGTATGTCTACAATTCACCACCTCCACCATCTCCATCACCTCCTCCTCCATATGTTTACAAGTCACCGCCTCccccatctccatctccaccTCCTCCCTACATCTATAAatcacctcctcctccatctCCATCGCCTCCTCCTCCTTATGTTTACAATTCCCCACCTCCCCCATCTCCATCACCACCTCCTCCCTACATCTACAAGTCACCACCTCCACCCTCACCATCCCCTCCTCCACCTTATGTTTACAAGTCACCACCTCCTCCCTACATCTATAagtcacctcctcctccatctCCATCGCCTCCTCCTCCTTATGTTTACGATTCCCCACCTCCCCCATCTCCATCGCCACCTCCTCCATACATCTACAAATCCCCACCTCCCCCATCTCCATCACCTCCTCCTCCCTATGTCTACAAGTCACCACCTCCTCCCTATGTCTACAAGTCACCACCTCCACCATCTCCATCACCACCTCCTCCCTATGTCTACAAATCGCCACCTCCTCCTCCATATGTCTACAAGTCACCACCtccaccatctccacctccacctcctcccTACATCTATAagtcacctcctcctccatctCCATCACCTCCTCCTCCTTATGTTTACAATTCCCCACCTCCCCCATCTCCATCGCCACCTCCTCCCTACATCTACAAGTCACCACCTCCACCCTCACCATCCCCTCCTCCTCCTTATGTTTACAAAtcaccacctcctccatctccatctccaccTCCTCCCTACATCTATAagtcacctcctcctccatctCCATCGCCTCCTCCTCCTTATGTTTACAATTCCCCACCTCCTCCCTACATCTACAAGTCACCACCTCCACCCTCACCATCCCCTCCTCCTCCTTATGTTTACAAGTCACCACCTCccccatctccatctccaccTCCTCCCTACATCTATAAGTCACCTCCTCCTCCGTCTCCATCGCCTCCTCCTCCTTATGTTTACAATTCCCCACCACCCCCTTCTCCATCGCCACCTCCTCCATACATCTACAAGTCACCACCTCCACCCTCACCATCCCCTCCTCCTCCTTATGTTTACAAGTCACCACCTCccccatctccatctccaccTCCTCCCTACATCTATAagtcacctcctcctccatctCCATCGCCTCCTCCTCCTTATGTTTACAATTCCCCACCTCCCCCATCTCCATCACCTCCTCCTCCTTATGTTTACAAGTCACCACCTCCTCCCTACATCTATAATtcaccacctcctccatctCCCTCGCCGCCTCCTCCTTATGTTTACAATTCACCACCACCCCCATCTCCATCGCCACCTCCTCCCTACATCTACAagtcacctcctcctccatctCCATCGCCTCCTCCTCCTTACTACTATAACTCCCCTCCTCCACCATCCCCATCACCACCCATTCCCTACTACTACAACTCGCCGCCTCCTCCCATCGCTTACTAG
- the LOC133877392 gene encoding xanthine dehydrogenase 1-like gives MGSLKNKEDELEQVGEEAILYVNGVRRILPDGLAHMTLLEYLRDIGLTGTKLGCGEGGCGACTVMVSHYDKILRRCVHYAVNACLAPLYSVEGMHVITVEGLGTHKHGLHPIQESLAQSHGSQCGFCTPGFIMSMYALLRSCQTPPSEEQIEECLAGNLCRCTGYRPIADAFRVFAKTNDVLYSDISSLNLQGGDSVCPSTGKPCSCGSKSPSGTDSTKPSMPCNDRYEPVSYSETDGSRYTEKELIFPPELLLRKLTYLNLSGFGGLKWYRPLRLQHVLELKAKYRDAKLLVGNTEVGIEMRLKRMQYQVLISIMHVPELNILSVKDDGLEIGSAVRLSELLNVFRKVVKERDAHETSSSNAFIEQLKWFAGTQIKNVASVGGNICTASPISDLNPLWMAAGAKFRIIDCKGNIRTVLAENFFLGYRKVDMASDEILLSVFLPWTRPFEYVKEFKQAHRRDDDIAIVNAGMRVYLVEKCENWVVSDASIDYGGVAPLSLSAVKTKEFLIGKYWNQELLKGALKILQKDIFLKEDAPGGMVEFRKSLTLSFFFKFFLWVSHQINGKKSIDNVQLSHLSAIQSFHRPPVIGSQDYEVRKHGTAVGSPEVHLSSRLQVTGEAEYTDDTPLPPNGLHAALVLSRKPHARILSIDNSGAMASPGFAGIFLAKDVPGDNDIGPVIYDEELFATEFVTCVGHVIGVVVADTHENAKLAARKVHIEYEELPAILSIEDAINAKSFHPNTDKCLRKGNVDLCFKSSECHRIVEGEVQVGGQEHFYLEPHSSFVWTTDGGNEVHMISSTQAPQKHQKYVSHVLGLPMSKVVCKTKRIGGGFGGKETRSAFVAAAASVPSYLLNRPVKLTLDRDIDMMITGQRHSFLGKYKVGFTNEGKVLALDLEIYNNAGNSLDLSLAVLERAMFHSDNVYEIPNVRIIGRVCFTNIPSNTAFRGFGGPQGMLITENWIQRIAVELKKSPEEIREINFQGEGSILHYGQQLEHCTLAQVWNELKLSCDFLNVRNEVNQFNINNRWRKRGIAMVPTKFGISFTAKFMNQAGALVHVYTDGTVLVTHGGVEMGQGLHTKVAQIAASAFNIPLSSVFISETSTDKVPNSSPTAASASSDMYGYAVLDACEQIKARMEPISSQNNFSSFAKLATACYMERIDLSAHGFYITPEIGFDWTTGQGNAFKYYTYGAAFAEVEIDTLTGDFHTREANILLDLGYSLNPAIDVGQIEGAFIQGVGWVALEELKWGDAAHKWIPPGCLYTCGPGSYKIPSMNDVPFKFKVALLKGHPNVKAIHSSKAVGEPPFFLASAVFFAIKDAIIAARAEVGCNDWFALDNPATPERIRMACLDEFITPLISSDFRPKLSV, from the exons ATGGGGTCTTTGAAGAACAAGGAGGACGAGCTGGAACAGGTCGGAGAGGAGGCGATACTGTACGTGAATGGAGTTCGTAGAATTTTGCCTGATGGGTTGGCCCACATGACTCTTCTTGAGTATCTCAGAG ATATTGGTCTGACGGGGACAAAGCTTGGCTGCGGGGAAGGTGGTTGTGGAGCCTGTACTGTTATGGTTTCTCATTATGATAAAATTTTGAGGAGATGCGt GCACTATGCTGTAAATGCATGCTTGGCTCCTCTTTATTCTGTAGAAGGGATGCATGTAATTACAGTGGAGGGACTAGGGACCCACAAACATGGCTTGCACCCAATTCAA GAATCATTGGCACAATCTCATGGCTCACAATGTGGATTTTGTACTCCTGGTTTTATCATGTCCATGTATGCGTTACTAAGGTCATGTCAAACACCACCTAGTGAGGAGCAGATTGAAGAATGCCTGGCTGGAAATTTGTGTCGATGCACAGGATACAGACCAATTGCTGATGCATTTCGAGTCTTTGCCAAAACAAATGATGTTCTATACTCTGATATTTCTTCACTAAACCTTCAAGGAGGTGATTCTGTTTGTCCTTCTACTGGTAAGCCATGTTCATGTGGATCAAAATCTCCAAGTGGTACAGATTCCACCAAACCAAGTATGCCTTGTAATGATAGGTATGAACCTGTCTCTTACAGTGAGACAGATGGAAGCAGATATACAGAAAAAGAGCTTATCTTCCCCCCTGAACTATTATTGAGGAAATTaacttatttgaatttgagtgGTTTTGGTGGGCTTAAGTGGTATCGACCCTTAAGACTTCAACATGTGCTAGAGTTAAAAGCAAAATATCGAGATGCGAAGTTATTGGTAGGTAATACTGAAGTAGGAATTGAAATGAGGTTGAAGAGAATGCAATATCAGGTTTTGATCTCTATTATGCATGTGCCTGAACTTAATATATTGAGTGTTAAGGATGATGGCTTAGAGATAGGCTCTGCAGTAAGGCTCTCTGAACTCTTGAATGTTTTCAGAAAGGTTGTAAAAGAGCGTGATGCTCATGAAACCTCTTCCAGTAATGCCTTCATTGAACAGTTGAAATGGTTTGCTGGAACACAGATAAAAAATGTTGCATCTGTTGGTGGGAATATATGTACAGCCAGTCCAATATCTGATTTGAACCCCCTTTGGATGGCTGCTGGTGCAAAGTTTCGAATCATTGATTGCAAAGGAAACATTAGAACAGTCCTGGCTGAAAATTTCTTCCTGGGTTATCGTAAGGTGGATATGGCAAGTGATGAAATCTTACTTTCTGTATTCTTACCATGGACTAGGCCCTTTGAGTACGTGAAAGAATTTAAACAGGCTCACCGTCGAGATGATGATATTGCAATTGTAAATGCCGGGATGCGTGTTTATCTTGTGGAAAAATGTGAAAACTGGGTTGTTTCAGATGCTAGCATTGATTATGGTGGTGTTGCTCCACTCTCCCTTTCTGCAGTGAAAACAAAAGAGTTTCTCATTGGGAAGTATTGGAACCAGGAGCTGTTGAAGGGTGCTTTGAAAATCCTGCAAAAGGATATCTTTCTAAAGGAAGATGCTCCTGGTGGGATGGTGGAATTTCGAAAATCTTTAACACTTAGtttcttcttcaaattttttctaTGGGTTTCTCATCAAATAAATGGGAAGAAATCCATTGACAATGTACAATTATCTCATTTATCTGCTATACAATCATTCCACCGCCCACCTGTTATAGGAAGTCAGGACTATGAAGTTAGAAAACATGGGACTGCTGTGGGTTCTCCTGAGGTTCATCTTTCATCAAGACTTCAG GTTACAGGAGAGGCAGAATACACTGATGATACACCGTTACCGCCTAATGGTTTGCATGCTGCATTGGTATTGAGCCGAAAACCTCATGCCCGTATTCTTTCAATAGACAACTCAGGAGCCATGGCTTCACCTGGCTTTGCAGGCATATTTCTAGCTAAAGACGTGCCTGGTGATAATGATATTGGACCAGTTATCTATGATGAGGAACTATTTGCTACAGAATTTGTCACTTGTGTGGGTCAT GTTATAGGAGTTGTTGTTGCTGATACACATGAAAACGCAAAACTAGCGGCAAGGAAAGTTCATATTGAGTACGAAGAGCTCCCAGCCATCTTATCAATAGAGGATGCCATCAATGCCAAAAGTTTCCATCCTAACACTGATAAATGTTTGAGAAAAGGGAATGTGGATCTTTGTTTTAAATCCTCTGAGTGTCACAGGATCGTGGAGGGGGAGGTGCAAGTGGGAGGTCAGGAACATTTTTACTTAGAGCCACATAGCAGCTTCGTATGGACAACGGATGGTGGCAACGAAGTTCATATGATCTCATCCACCCAA GCCCCTCAGAAGCACCAGAAATACGTTTCTCATGTTCTTGGTCTTCCAATGTCAAAAGTGGTTTGTAAAACCAAGCGAATTGGTGGTGGATTTGGTGGGAAGGAGACAAGATCAGCTTTTGTTGCTGCTGCGGCTTCTGTACCGTCATATCTGTTGAATCGACCAGTGAAATTGACATTAGACAGGGATATAGACATGATGATAACTGGGCAGCGTCATAGCTTTCTTGGGAAGTATAAG GTCGGGTTCACCAATGAGGGGAAAGTGCTTGCTCTGGATCTTGAAATCTACAATAATGCTGGAAATTCACTGGACCTTTCTCTTGCTGTCCTTGAGCGTGCTATGTTTCACTCAGATAACGTCTATGAGATACCTAATGTGAGGATTATTGGAAGGGTTTGCTTCACCAATATCCCCAGTAACACTGCCTTTCGAGGATTTGGTGGTCCTCAAGGCATGCTTATTACTGAAAATTGGATTCAAAGAATTGCAGTAGAACTCAAGAAAAGCCCGGAAGAGATAAGG GAAATTAATTTTCAAGGTGAAGGTTCAATATTGCACTATGGCCAACAACTTGAACACTGTACCTTGGCCCAGGTCTGGAATGAGCTGAAGTTATCTTGTGACTTTTTGAATGTCCGTAACGAAGTTAACCAGTTCAATATTAACAACCGGTGGAGGAAGCGTGGAATCGCTATGGTACCGACCAAATTTGGCATATCCTTTACGGCTAAGTTTATGAACCAG GCTGGTGCTCTTGTTCATGTTTATACTGATGGAACTGTTTTAGTTACACATGGAGGTGTTGAAATGGGGCAAGGTTTACATACGAAAGTTGCTCAGATTGCTGCTTCTGCCTTCAATATCCCTCTCAGTTCTGTCTTTATATCAGAGACAAGTACTGACAAG GTTCCTAATTCATCACCAACAGCTGCTTCTGCAAGTTCTGATATGTATGGATATGCGGTTTTGGATGCATGTGAGCAAATAAAGGCACGTATGGAGCCCATTTCTTCACAAAATAATTTCAGCTCATTTGCTAAG CTGGCAACTGCATGCTATATGGAGCGAATAGATCTTTCAGCACATGGATTCTATATTACACCTGAAATTGGCTTTGATTGGACGACTGGTCAAGGAAACGCATTCAAGTATTACACCTATGGTGCCGCATTTGCGGAGGTTGAAATTGACACATTGACTGGAGATTTTCACACAAGGGAAGCAAACATTCTCTTGGATCTTGGATATTCTCTCAATCCAGCAATTGATGTTGGAcag ATTGAAGGAGCCTTTATACAAGGTGTAGGTTGGGTAGCCCTAGAAGAACTGAAGTGGGGAGATGCAGCTCACAAGTGGATCCCACCTGGCTGCCTTTACACATGCGGGCCTGGAAGTTACAAAATTCCTTCTATGAATGATGTCCCTTTCAAATTCAAGGTTGCACTTCTTAAG GGTCATCCAAATGTGAAGGCTATTCATTCATCAAAAGCAGTTGGTGAGCCTCCTTTTTTTCTGGCCTCTGCTGTCTTTTTTGCCATCAAAGATGCCATTATAGCTGCCAGAGCAGAAGTGGGTTGTAATGACTGGTTTGCTCTGGATAATCCAGCAACACCTGAACGCATCCGAATGGCCTGTTTGGACGAGTTCATCACGCCATTAATTAGCTCTGATTTCCGCCCGAAGCTCAGTGTTTGA